The Pirellulales bacterium region CGCCGCTGATGTCGGCCACCAACGCCATCTCCGGCATCTCGCTGGTTGGTTCGCTCGTCGCCGCCGGGGCGACCGAGCGCGGGGCGCTCAGCGTGACGCTCGGCTTCGTCGCCGTGGTCGCTGCCACGATCAACGTCGTCGGCGGGTTCATGATCACGGATCGGATGCTCAAGATGTTCAAGCGACAGGAAAAGAAGTGAGCGGCGAACCGTCGCGTCGCGGCACCTTATGAGCAGTCCCCTTATCCTGTTTGCCGATGCCACGACGCTGCTTGCCGGGCCGGTCTTCAGCAACGGCGATAACACCGCGAAAGTATACTTCGTCCAGATCGCGTATCTCATCGCCTCGGCGCTCTTCATCCTGGGGCTGAAGGGACTCACCGCGCCGGACAAAGCCCGCAACGGCATGCGCCTGGCCGCAGCCGGGATGCTCGCCGCCGTGATCGGCACGCTGTTGCACCACGACATCGTCAGCTTCACGTGGATCATTATCGGGCTGATCGTTGGCGGCGGGATCGGCGCGGCGATCTCGATCTGGATGCCGATGACGGCCGTGCCGCAACGGACGGCCATCTCGCATGCCTTCGGGGCGCTGGCCGCGACACTCGTCGGCATCGAGCATTACCAGCACACGCTGGCCACCGCCGGATTCATTCCGCGCTCGGAAATGGCGGCCTTGGGGTTCGAGGTCATGTTCGGCTCGCTCACGATAACCGGCAGCTTCATGGCCTTCGGCAAGCTGCAAGGTTTCGTGCCGAGCGCGCCGATCACGTACAGGTTTCAGAATCATTCGAATATCGGGCTGTTCTTCGTCGCCGTTTGCCTGTTCGTCGCGCTGGTGGCTGTGCCGTCGGACTCCGGCGCGCACGTGTTCTTGTTTTATCTGATGGTCGCGATCGGGCTGGCCGTTGGCGTGCTGATCGTGCTGCCGATCGGCGGGGCCGACATGCCGGTGGTCATTTCGCTCTTGAACTCGTATGCCGGGCTGGCGTCGTCGGCCACCGGCTTCGCCTTGCAGAACAACGTGCTGATCATCGCTGGCGCGCTCGATGGGGCGAGCGGCTTCATCCTTTCGATTCTCATGAGCCGTGCGATGAACCGCTCATTCGCCAATGTGCTCTTCGGGGCGTTTGGCAGCGCCGGAACGGCGGGGGGCGCGACCGAATCGCTCGAAGGAAAGATCGTCCGCAGCATCACGGTGGACGACGCGGCGATCCAATTGGCCTATGCCCGCAGCGTCATCGTCATCCCTGGCTACGGCATGGCAGTGGCCCATGCTCAGCACGAGGTCCGCGAGTTGGCCGAGCAGATCGAGCAGCGCGGCGGCGAGGTTAAATTCGCCATCCATCCGGTCGCCGGGCGAATGCCGGGGCACATGAACGTGCTCCTGGCCGAGGCCAATGTTCCCTACGACAAGCTGTTCGAGATGGACGACATCAATGGCGACTTCAATCACACTGACGTGGCCCTGGTGATTGGAGCAAACGACGTAGTGAACCCCGCCGCCCGCACCGATCCCGCCAGCCCAATCCACGGGATGCCGATCCTCAACGCCGACCACGCGAAGAACATCATCGTGCTCAAGCGGAGCATGAACCCAGGATTTGCCGGGATCGAGAACGCTCTATTCTACGACCCCAAATGCGCGATCCTGTTCGGCGACGCCAAATCGTCGCTCACGAAGCTAGTGGGAGCCGTGAAGGCGGCGTGAGAGGAAGGGGCTGGAGACTCGGGACTGGGGGCGAGGGCGGGTGGCCGGGGCGTGCACGCATGGAACGTCGATCCGTTCAACGGCATGTTGTCGAAATGCATCATCCGTTCTCGCCACAAGGGGCCCTGTATTCGTTCTTCACGTTGCTAAGTCGCGGCCTCGTCCTTGATTGAAGCGGACAATTCCCGCCACAACTGGCTAATCTCTGCTTTGGCATCGCAAGTGCTTTGAATTGCCTGATCGTATTCGGCGGTTCATCCCGTCAAGCCTCTTTTCTTGCAGCGGAGCGTGGCATGGGTGCAGGTAATGCAAGCCAGTGATCTTGTCGAACTTGCCGCGCTCATTTCGGCCGAGACCCCGGGGCTGCTTGGCCGCGGCGAGCGGATCTCCGCCGCCGGGATCGATGCCTATTGGACCGCGTCGAAGTGCCGGCTCGATCGTTGGTCGCGGCGGTTGAAGGATGCCGGCGACTCGGACGACCATGGAAGCGGCAAATCCGTCGCGCATGCCCGATCATGCACCGCGATTTGCGCCGAAATCCTCACGAGCGAGATTCTCACCCGTGTATGGACTGCCGCCGCGGCAACGTCGGACCAAATCGAGCTGACGAGTGATCTCGAGCCGATCGCTCAGAGCATCCTCTTCGGCCATCAAGAGGCGCGGCATCGAGCGTTGAATCTGATCGCGACCGGATTCGATCGGGAAGCAAGCGCCGCTGCACGCCTCGACAAGCTTCGCCGCGTGTGCGAGCGTTGGACTGATCTGTTGCTCGCTCCACTGACCGCGCTTTGCGACATTCGACATTTCGCCCACGATCCGACCCGAGTTGGCGACTTCGCCCAGGACCAACTGGACGAGGGCAATTCGCCCGCCGCGGCACGGGCGCGCGAAATCCTGGCCGCATCGATGCAATCGACCTTTCGGGGAGGGCCATTCTCTCTCAGCCCGAACGCCGATCTAAATAGCCGTATCGCGGCTGCCATCGTGGCGTGCCTCGGATCGGAATACTTCGAGGCGTCGGGAGTCAGGCCGGGAGGCCTGACCTACGGGTGGCTGTTCCAAGCGCGGATGTTGAATGCCGCCAGCGACGCTCAGCGGCTGGTCGAGGAGTTGCTCAATTCCCGGTAGCTGAATTCGCCAGAATTCAGACGCCATGCGCATTTCACGCTCTTCGGAATTCTGGCGAATTCCGCTACGTCCCGCTTGCCACATGTCACTTGCCACTTGTCACTTCAGCCGGCCCCTTTCTAGTCCCTGCATCGCCGAGTAGAATCTGCTACACAATTGCCGACTCTCGACCAGCAGGTGACTCGACATGGCCTACGACGTGACCTTGATTACCGGCGACGGGACCGGGCCGGAACTGGCCGAGGCGGCCCGCAAGTGCCTCGACGCCACCGGCATAAGGTTCAATTGGGACGTGCAGGAGGCGGGCATCGACGTGATGGCCCGCACCGGCACCCCGCTTCCAGACGCCGTGATGGAAAGCGTCAAGCGGACGCGCTGTGCCCTCAAAGCCCCGATCACGACCCCCGTCGGCACCGGCTTCCGCAGCATCAACGTCTACCTGCGGCACGCGCTCGGCCTCTACGCCTGCCTCCGCCCGTGCAAGCATTATCGGGGCGTGCGGACGTTCTTCGACCGCGTGCCGGTCGATCTGGTGATCGTCCGCGAGAATACTGAGAGCTTGTATGCCGGCATCGAATTCGAGCGCGGCAAGCCCGAGACGGCCGAGGCGATCCAATACATCAACGCCCATTCCAAGTCGGGCAAGATCAAGACGGGCGAGGATGAGACCGGCCTGACGATCAAGTCGATCAGCGTCTCGGCCACGCAGCGGATCGTCCGCTATGCTTTCGACTATGCCCGCAAGAATGGCCGCAAGAAGGTGACCAGCGTCCACAAGGCGAATAT contains the following coding sequences:
- a CDS encoding isocitrate/isopropylmalate dehydrogenase family protein, producing the protein MAYDVTLITGDGTGPELAEAARKCLDATGIRFNWDVQEAGIDVMARTGTPLPDAVMESVKRTRCALKAPITTPVGTGFRSINVYLRHALGLYACLRPCKHYRGVRTFFDRVPVDLVIVRENTESLYAGIEFERGKPETAEAIQYINAHSKSGKIKTGEDETGLTIKSISVSATQRIVRYAFDYARKNGRKKVTSVHKANILKFTDGLFLETSRQVANEYPDIQFEDRIVDNMCMQLVQKPELYDVLVLPNLYGDVLSDLAAGLVGGLGVAPGANIGPEGAVFEATHGSAPRYKGLNKVNPTALILSGMLMLRHLGEPAAADRLENAVAAVISEGKHVTYDLKPHRDDPTAVGTQQMAEAICDAIKS
- a CDS encoding NAD(P)(+) transhydrogenase (Re/Si-specific) subunit beta, producing MSSPLILFADATTLLAGPVFSNGDNTAKVYFVQIAYLIASALFILGLKGLTAPDKARNGMRLAAAGMLAAVIGTLLHHDIVSFTWIIIGLIVGGGIGAAISIWMPMTAVPQRTAISHAFGALAATLVGIEHYQHTLATAGFIPRSEMAALGFEVMFGSLTITGSFMAFGKLQGFVPSAPITYRFQNHSNIGLFFVAVCLFVALVAVPSDSGAHVFLFYLMVAIGLAVGVLIVLPIGGADMPVVISLLNSYAGLASSATGFALQNNVLIIAGALDGASGFILSILMSRAMNRSFANVLFGAFGSAGTAGGATESLEGKIVRSITVDDAAIQLAYARSVIVIPGYGMAVAHAQHEVRELAEQIEQRGGEVKFAIHPVAGRMPGHMNVLLAEANVPYDKLFEMDDINGDFNHTDVALVIGANDVVNPAARTDPASPIHGMPILNADHAKNIIVLKRSMNPGFAGIENALFYDPKCAILFGDAKSSLTKLVGAVKAA
- a CDS encoding NAD(P) transhydrogenase subunit alpha, producing MSLPLLFNPCLGAVELPGGGIDMTPFLELYVFLLAGFLGYQIITKVPSLLHTPLMSATNAISGISLVGSLVAAGATERGALSVTLGFVAVVAATINVVGGFMITDRMLKMFKRQEKK